A genomic window from Silene latifolia isolate original U9 population chromosome Y, ASM4854445v1, whole genome shotgun sequence includes:
- the LOC141627341 gene encoding xyloglucan galactosyltransferase KATAMARI1 homolog produces the protein MINRKPRRDPLQVKKSAMGICRSKFWVIVMSLFTIWLVLICLNYTSLIKSVASLAKYYVYYLDYVEPVHVISNPNYNINTNYTINNDQININNNENVQEEILDKKTEEKTGEKEDEEIDRLLNVNIYDLIDHEHEHDQPSEENTKTKVVPNEITQQNPIPKKRKRKGKPKRRRPKNLPSMQQGSFESNPRQELNNTVEGNVNLSPPPPVSPPPPPSPPPLPPRKCVTERTYDEKSCSGRYVYIHTLPRRFNLDLLRDCKSLDLWMDMCQYVRNFGLGLSLPNSDRVFSEHGWFATNQFLLEVIFHNRMKQYDCLTTDSSKASAIFVPFYTGLDVARHLWNTDSNVRDSSGFELVKLLKRKPEWKRWSGRDHFFVAGRITWDFRRSANSKDPDWGTKFLYLPEVKNMTGLVIESSPWNNNDFGIPYPTYFHPANDDEVFQWQNRMRRQKRKKLFCFAGAPRPDRPDSIRNQLINQCEKSRKCMMIHCNNWKNKCHKPAELMKTFQNAKFCLQPPGDSYTRRSTFDSILAGCIPVFFHPGSAYIQYLWHFPREFTKYSVFISMYDIRDGKVSIQTVLENIPLQKVVEMREQIIKLIPKIVYADPRCRLETLEDAFDLTIKGVLDRVERIKDDMKAGKSDSFKYDETQSWKYRWLGKLEEHEWDPYFSVSFDTRNFTNF, from the coding sequence ATGATAAATCGGAAACCGCGACGCGACCCGTTACAAGTTAAGAAATCAGCCATGGGAATATGTAGGAGCAAATTTTGGGTAATAGTTATGTCATTGTTCACAATATGGTTAGTTTTAATTTGTCTTAATTATACTTCTTTGATTAAAAGTGTAGCATCATTAGCAAAATATTATGTATATTATTTAGATTATGTAGAACCTGTTCATGTTATATCGAATCCGAATTACAATATTAATACTAATTACACTATAAataatgatcaaattaatattaataataatgaaaatgTACAAGAAGAAATATTGGATAAAAAAACAGAGGAAAAAACAGGGGAAAAAGAGGATGAGGAGATTGATAGGTTATTGAATGTGAATATATATGATCTTATAGATCATGAACATGAACATGATCAACCAAGTGAAGAAAATACAAAGACAAAGGTGGTACCAAATGAAATAACACAACAAAATCCGATTCCGAAGaaacgaaaaagaaaagggaaacccAAGAGGAGGAGGCCTAAGAATTTGCCAAGCATGCAACAAGGGAGTTTTGAGTCTAATCCGAGACAAGAATTGAATAACACGGTAGAGGGAAACGTAAATTTATCCCCTCCACCGCCAGTATCACCACCGCCACCACCGTCTCCACCACCTCTGCCACCAAGGAAGTGTGTCACAGAAAGGACGTATGATGAAAAGTCATGTTCAGGCCGATACGTATACATACATACTCTTCCTAGAAGATTTAACTTGGATTTACTAAGGGATTGCAAATCTCTTGACTTGTGGATGGATATGTGCCAATATGTGAGGAATTTCGGGTTAGGCCTTAGTCTTCCTAACTCGGACCGAGTTTTTTCTGAACATGGGTGGTTTGCTACAAATCAGTTCTTACTAGAGGTGATTTTTCATAATAGAATGAAGCAATATGATTGTTTGACAACTGATTCATCTAAAGCATCAGCTATCTTTGTCCCATTTTACACGGGGCTTGATGTGGCGCGACATTTGTGGAATACAGACTCGAATGTAAGGGATTCAAGCGGGTTTGAGCTCGTGAAGCTTTTGAAGAGGAAGCCGGAGTGGAAGAGATGGTCAGGTAGAGATCATTTCTTTGTTGCAGGTCGGATTACTTGGGATTTTAGGCGGTCAGCAAATTCGAAGGATCCCGACTGGGGGACTAAATTTCTTTATTTACCGGAAGTAAAAAACATGACGGGTTTGGTAATCGAGTCATCACCGTGGAATAACAATGATTTCGGAATACCTTACCCAACTTATTTTCACCCGGCAAATGACGATGAAGTGTTTCAATGGCAAAATCGGATGAGAAGACAGAAAAGAAAGAAGTTGTTTTGCTTTGCCGGAGCTCCAAGACCCGATAGACCCGACTCAATCAGGAACCAGTTGATAAATCAATGCGAAAAGTCAAGAAAATGCATGATGATACACTGTAATAATTGGAAAAACAAGTGCCATAAACCGGCGGAATTAATGAAGACATTCCAAAACGCTAAGTTTTGTTTGCAGCCTCCAGGGGATTCATACACCAGGAGATCGACATTCGACTCGATTCTTGCAGGTTGCATTCCTGTTTTCTTCCACCCAGGTTCAGCTTACATCCAATACTTATGGCATTTCCCTCGCGAATTCACCAAATACTCGGTATTTATCTCTATGTATGACATAAGAGACGGGAAAGTAAGCATACAAACCGTCCTGGAAAACATACCGCTACAGAAAGTTGTCGAAATGAGGGAACAAATCATAAAGTTGATACCAAAGATAGTATATGCTGATCCAAGGTGCAGACTTGAGACACTAGAAGACGCATTTGATCTAACGATAAAAGGGGTGCTCGATAGAGTAGAGAGGATCAAAGACGATATGAAGGCAGGAAAAAGCGacagtttcaagtatgatgagaCGCAATCTTGGAAGTATAGATGGCTTGGAAAATTGGAGGAACATGAATGGGATCCTTACTTTTCTGTATCATTTGATACTAGAAACTTCACAAATTTCTAA